The following are from one region of the Geoalkalibacter subterraneus genome:
- a CDS encoding OmpH family outer membrane protein has protein sequence MKRIVALTVTMLLLAVLPAVAQTAKLGYVDLQKALNMSSAGQSAKAQIGERVKEYEGEVQRRQADLKKMKEELEKQAVLLSEEARGKKERDYQQKLKEFQRFTKDIQEELQQKDADATRRILEELFGVIKKYGENNDFTMIFEKTESSVLYADDQVDLTEDIIKAYDAQSR, from the coding sequence ATGAAACGAATTGTAGCTTTGACCGTCACAATGCTTCTGCTGGCCGTGCTGCCTGCGGTGGCGCAAACTGCTAAACTTGGATATGTGGATCTGCAGAAAGCTCTCAACATGAGTTCTGCGGGGCAGTCTGCAAAAGCGCAGATCGGGGAGAGGGTCAAGGAGTATGAAGGCGAAGTCCAGAGGCGCCAGGCCGATCTCAAGAAGATGAAGGAAGAACTCGAAAAGCAGGCCGTTCTTCTCTCCGAAGAGGCGCGAGGCAAAAAAGAGCGTGACTATCAGCAGAAACTCAAGGAATTCCAGCGCTTCACAAAGGACATCCAGGAAGAACTTCAGCAAAAGGATGCAGATGCGACCCGCCGCATCCTGGAGGAACTTTTCGGGGTGATCAAGAAATATGGCGAAAATAACGATTTCACCATGATTTTTGAAAAAACGGAAAGTTCCGTTCTTTATGCCGACGACCAGGTTGATCTGACCGAAGACATCATCAAGGCTTACGACGCTCAGAGCAGATAG
- the bamA gene encoding outer membrane protein assembly factor BamA translates to MTIQSMSARILLFCLIFFGASSVSGAALTFEDVLVEGLQRVEERAVRSVIQARPGQPLTLEDIDRDIRNIFSLGRFRDVTALTGKGSDGSILIYHVEERPLVREVRFTGGKEFKDDKLRELATVRVPDLYDPEKIEKSVEAIRQAYRDEGFHAARIETDVEIDDQNEATVIFSIDEGDKILVSEINFAGNEVFTDKELRKFMQTREKWFLSWLTGRGTYNHDMLKNDLELIADEYFNRGYVQVKVLEPVITFNDDKSTMSVLIEIEEGVQFRVGNLGVEGDLLESPQELLKNTKLQEGEVFSRKTLREDVFALNDLYADRGYAYVNVAPLTRLDHQERLIHITFDIEKGAMVHINRIQISGNSKTRDKVIRREMKLIEGDLYSATNLKESRRRINNLGYFEEVNVSTAQTDEEELMDIDVDVKERGTGTFSIGFGYSSVDGLIGQGSLQQDNFLGRGLRLDLAAALGGKTTTYRFGVTDPYFLDKDLTLGFDLYKTDREWPDFSEETTGGNLKFGFPLSDDLRAYFLYRYEQKEITDVDPGVSRYILEQEGESTLSAVTAMLRRDTTDYRLDPTMGSQSEASIEFAGIGGTEKFTKYILDHRHFFPFKWGTYFSVHGQVGYIKAWGGEDVPIDERFFLGGINSLRGFKSRHVGPMDGDDYIGGVKEAYFNFEYIFPLAKDMGLKGVVFFDTGNAWGDGESYFSDMRYNVGAGIRWFSPMGPLRLELGYNPDPREDEDTTEWQFSIGRFF, encoded by the coding sequence ATGACAATTCAGAGCATGTCTGCTCGAATTCTTCTTTTCTGCCTGATCTTTTTCGGGGCGTCGTCCGTTTCTGGAGCCGCCCTGACCTTCGAGGATGTTCTTGTTGAAGGATTGCAGCGTGTCGAGGAGCGCGCGGTGCGTTCTGTCATTCAGGCGCGCCCCGGCCAGCCCCTGACCCTTGAAGATATCGATCGCGATATCCGCAATATTTTTTCTTTAGGGCGTTTCAGGGATGTGACCGCTCTGACGGGAAAGGGGTCTGACGGATCCATCCTTATTTATCACGTCGAAGAGCGCCCCCTGGTGCGTGAGGTCCGTTTCACCGGTGGCAAAGAGTTTAAAGACGACAAGCTGCGTGAGCTGGCGACCGTGCGTGTCCCCGATCTCTATGATCCTGAAAAGATCGAAAAAAGCGTTGAAGCTATTCGTCAGGCCTACCGTGATGAGGGGTTCCATGCCGCACGCATTGAAACCGACGTTGAGATCGATGATCAGAATGAGGCCACCGTCATTTTCTCCATTGACGAAGGAGACAAGATTCTGGTCTCTGAAATCAACTTTGCGGGTAATGAGGTTTTTACCGATAAAGAACTGCGGAAATTCATGCAGACTCGTGAAAAATGGTTCCTGTCCTGGCTGACCGGCCGCGGTACCTATAATCACGATATGCTCAAGAACGACCTCGAATTGATTGCCGACGAATATTTTAACCGGGGCTACGTGCAGGTCAAAGTTCTGGAGCCTGTCATCACATTCAACGATGACAAGAGCACCATGTCCGTATTGATTGAAATTGAAGAAGGGGTCCAATTCCGCGTCGGCAACCTGGGGGTTGAAGGGGATCTTCTTGAATCCCCGCAGGAGCTTCTCAAAAACACCAAGCTGCAGGAAGGTGAAGTCTTCAGCCGTAAGACGCTTCGCGAGGATGTTTTTGCTCTCAATGACCTCTACGCCGATCGCGGCTACGCCTATGTCAATGTTGCACCGCTGACCCGCCTGGACCATCAGGAAAGGCTGATACACATTACCTTCGATATTGAAAAAGGGGCGATGGTCCATATCAATCGTATCCAGATCAGCGGAAACTCCAAAACCCGCGACAAAGTCATCCGCCGCGAAATGAAGTTGATCGAGGGGGATCTTTACAGCGCCACCAACCTCAAGGAAAGCCGCCGGCGCATCAACAACCTCGGTTATTTCGAAGAGGTCAACGTCTCCACTGCCCAAACCGACGAAGAAGAGTTAATGGATATCGACGTCGACGTCAAGGAGCGCGGCACTGGCACGTTCAGCATCGGCTTCGGGTATTCATCCGTGGATGGGCTTATTGGTCAGGGTTCACTGCAGCAGGACAATTTCCTCGGGCGCGGCCTCAGGCTCGATCTCGCTGCCGCATTGGGAGGCAAGACCACAACCTACCGCTTTGGTGTGACGGACCCCTATTTCCTCGACAAGGATCTGACCCTCGGGTTCGATCTGTATAAAACAGACCGCGAGTGGCCCGATTTCAGCGAGGAAACTACGGGCGGCAATCTTAAATTCGGCTTCCCGCTCTCAGATGACCTCAGGGCTTATTTCCTTTATCGTTATGAGCAAAAAGAAATTACCGACGTTGACCCCGGGGTTTCCCGATACATTCTCGAGCAGGAGGGAGAATCGACTCTCTCTGCCGTGACGGCCATGCTGCGTCGAGACACTACGGATTACCGACTTGATCCCACCATGGGATCTCAGTCGGAAGCCTCCATCGAATTTGCCGGCATTGGCGGCACCGAAAAATTCACCAAGTACATTCTTGATCACCGCCACTTTTTTCCATTCAAGTGGGGGACTTACTTTTCGGTGCATGGCCAGGTTGGCTATATCAAGGCCTGGGGAGGGGAGGATGTCCCCATTGATGAACGCTTTTTCCTCGGCGGCATCAACAGTCTGCGCGGCTTTAAATCGCGCCATGTCGGCCCCATGGATGGGGACGATTATATCGGCGGGGTGAAGGAGGCCTATTTCAACTTTGAATATATCTTCCCGTTAGCCAAGGATATGGGCCTTAAGGGAGTGGTTTTCTTCGATACGGGTAATGCCTGGGGAGATGGAGAATCCTATTTCTCGGATATGCGTTATAATGTGGGGGCCGGAATCCGCTGGTTCAGCCCGATGGGGCCTCTGCGACTGGAGTTGGGGTACAATCCCGACCCGCGCGAAGACGAGGACACCACCGAATGGCAATTTTCCATTGGTCGATTTTTCTAG
- a CDS encoding ABC transporter ATP-binding protein, translating to MPLIDAQGVKKTFNTPHGAVEVLRGVDLRIDSGERVAIIGYSGAGKTTLMHILGALDRPDSGQVLFEGRDIFSLRGGALDEFRNRTVGFVFQFHQLLPEFNALENVMMPSLVARCDRREAEKNARELLQDVGLGHRLLHKPGELSGGEQQRVAIARALSRSPRLLLADEPTGNLDSKTSDEIYLLLERLHRDRGLTMVVVTHSHSLAARMDRMVHMEDGLLVTPQQG from the coding sequence TTGCCGCTGATTGACGCCCAGGGGGTAAAAAAAACATTCAACACTCCCCATGGTGCGGTGGAGGTTCTCAGGGGGGTCGATTTAAGAATCGATAGCGGCGAGCGTGTGGCCATTATCGGCTATTCCGGCGCGGGCAAGACGACCCTGATGCACATTCTGGGCGCTCTTGACCGCCCTGATTCAGGACAGGTTCTGTTTGAGGGCCGCGATATTTTTTCCCTCCGGGGTGGAGCCCTGGATGAGTTTCGCAATCGCACCGTCGGGTTCGTCTTTCAGTTCCATCAGCTTCTCCCCGAGTTCAACGCCCTGGAGAATGTGATGATGCCATCTCTCGTGGCGCGCTGTGACCGACGGGAGGCTGAAAAAAACGCCCGTGAACTTCTGCAGGATGTGGGATTGGGCCACCGGCTGCTGCACAAGCCTGGAGAACTCTCCGGCGGCGAGCAGCAGCGCGTGGCCATTGCCCGTGCTTTATCGCGCTCTCCTCGCCTGCTGTTGGCAGATGAGCCGACCGGCAATCTTGACAGCAAGACAAGCGACGAGATTTATCTGCTCCTCGAACGCCTGCATCGTGATCGCGGGTTGACCATGGTGGTTGTGACCCACAGTCATTCACTGGCCGCGCGCATGGATCGCATGGTTCATATGGAGGACGGCCTTCTGGTGACTCCGCAGCAGGGATGA
- a CDS encoding lipoprotein-releasing ABC transporter permease subunit: MSYELFVSLRYLRAKRKQTFISVISFISIGGVTLGVAALIVVLAVMTGFHDGVRQQILGNLPNILVQKYGEPLSEYTDIAERIEKTPGVSAVTPFIAREAMLLSGGNVAAVQVKGVESGNKAFDQDALTVGGQDLETLLFEAPDTKPGIVISLDSATTLGVAVGDTINVIPPMFTLTPFGMVPKMKPFQVVGIIRQQGSLVDTYYAYIGLATAQKFFELEEQVTGIEVDVANFDHTAQVVSTLRDEFAFPFTVRSWQDMFGSFLSALKLEKLGLFIVLGIIVLVAAFNIATTLIMVVMEKHKDIAILRSMGATSRSIMKIFVFEGAIIGTLGTSLGTGLGLLIAVNADPIIKKIESLFGLKIFDQTVYGMDTFPSVVNTGDVVSVVIVAMAISLLATIYPAWHASRMDPAEALRYE, encoded by the coding sequence ATGTCCTACGAACTGTTCGTCAGCCTGCGGTACCTGCGGGCTAAGCGCAAGCAGACCTTTATCTCCGTCATCTCTTTTATCTCCATCGGCGGAGTGACGCTCGGGGTTGCCGCCCTGATTGTCGTACTCGCGGTCATGACCGGTTTTCATGACGGTGTGCGCCAGCAGATTCTCGGCAATCTTCCCAATATCCTGGTTCAGAAGTATGGCGAGCCCCTCTCCGAGTACACGGATATTGCTGAGCGCATCGAAAAAACACCAGGCGTCTCTGCCGTAACTCCCTTTATCGCGCGCGAAGCGATGCTGCTTTCAGGCGGGAATGTGGCTGCCGTGCAGGTCAAAGGGGTTGAGTCGGGCAACAAGGCTTTCGACCAGGACGCCTTGACCGTCGGCGGGCAGGATCTGGAGACGCTTCTTTTCGAGGCGCCGGACACCAAGCCCGGAATCGTGATCAGCCTTGATTCGGCAACCACACTGGGTGTGGCGGTAGGCGATACCATCAACGTTATCCCGCCCATGTTTACCCTGACGCCTTTCGGCATGGTTCCTAAAATGAAGCCTTTCCAGGTTGTCGGTATTATCCGGCAGCAGGGCAGTCTGGTGGATACCTATTATGCCTACATCGGCCTAGCCACCGCACAGAAGTTTTTCGAGCTGGAGGAGCAGGTCACGGGCATCGAGGTCGATGTCGCGAATTTTGACCACACCGCCCAGGTCGTTTCAACCTTGCGCGATGAATTCGCTTTTCCCTTTACGGTCCGGTCCTGGCAGGACATGTTCGGGTCTTTTCTTTCCGCCCTGAAATTGGAAAAGCTGGGTCTTTTCATCGTGCTTGGCATCATCGTTCTGGTTGCCGCCTTCAATATCGCCACGACCCTGATCATGGTGGTTATGGAGAAGCACAAGGATATTGCGATCCTGCGTTCAATGGGGGCGACCTCCCGCAGCATCATGAAAATTTTTGTTTTTGAGGGCGCCATTATCGGCACTCTTGGGACATCTCTGGGGACAGGTCTCGGCTTGCTGATCGCCGTTAACGCTGATCCCATCATCAAAAAGATCGAAAGTCTTTTTGGCCTCAAGATTTTCGACCAGACCGTTTATGGCATGGATACTTTTCCGTCCGTTGTCAATACGGGCGATGTGGTGTCGGTTGTGATTGTGGCCATGGCGATTTCGTTGTTGGCGACGATCTATCCGGCATGGCACGCCTCCCGTATGGATCCGGCCGAGGCGCTGCGCTATGAGTAG
- the lysS gene encoding lysine--tRNA ligase — MEELNDILLQRREKLNELREGGHNPFANDFPVSHGTMDVRDAHADDDTEALEGCETRYRIAGRIMARRDFGKAAFIQLQDRGGRLQVYVARDKVGEDAFEVFRKLDLGDVVGVAGHPFRTKTGELSLRAEEIRLLTKSLRPLPEKWHGLTDVETRYRQRYLDLMVNPEVRDVFLKRSRIIGLIRDFMRERGFLEVETPMMQPVAGGATARPFKTYHNTLKMDLFLRIAPELYLKRLVVGGLERVFEINRNFRNEGISIQHNPEFTMMEFYQAYATYEDLMDFTEELICAVASDVCGTLNLTYGGKEVDLSPPWKRLTFKQSIVEYGKVSEDVLEDRTRALEYARSLGLDLDSRMGLGKILTEIFDEVVEPHLWHPTFITQYPTEVSPLSRKNDSDPEVVDRFELFIVGRELANAFNELNDPLDQRARFEQQLAEKEAGDEEAHAMDDDYVRALEFGLPPTAGEGIGIDRLVMLLTDSASIRDVILFPQLRPEK; from the coding sequence ATGGAAGAACTCAACGATATACTGCTGCAGAGACGCGAAAAGTTAAACGAACTGCGTGAAGGGGGGCACAACCCATTCGCCAATGATTTTCCCGTTTCTCATGGCACAATGGACGTGCGCGATGCGCATGCCGATGATGATACCGAGGCGCTGGAGGGGTGCGAGACCCGCTACCGTATCGCCGGCCGCATTATGGCACGGCGTGATTTCGGCAAGGCTGCGTTTATCCAGCTGCAGGACCGCGGCGGCCGCCTGCAGGTTTATGTGGCACGCGACAAGGTCGGCGAGGATGCTTTCGAGGTGTTTCGCAAGCTCGACCTCGGTGATGTGGTTGGTGTCGCCGGCCACCCTTTTCGCACTAAAACCGGTGAATTGAGCCTGCGCGCTGAAGAAATCCGCCTCCTGACCAAATCCCTGCGCCCGCTGCCGGAAAAGTGGCATGGCCTGACCGACGTGGAGACGCGTTACCGTCAGCGCTATCTCGACCTGATGGTCAACCCCGAGGTGCGTGACGTGTTTCTCAAGCGCAGCCGCATCATTGGTCTGATTCGTGATTTTATGCGCGAGCGCGGGTTTCTCGAGGTGGAAACCCCGATGATGCAGCCGGTGGCCGGCGGAGCAACCGCCCGGCCTTTCAAAACCTACCATAATACCCTCAAGATGGATCTGTTCCTGCGCATCGCTCCCGAGCTTTATCTGAAACGGCTCGTGGTGGGCGGCCTGGAGCGTGTGTTTGAAATCAATCGCAATTTCCGCAACGAGGGGATCTCCATTCAGCACAATCCCGAATTCACCATGATGGAGTTCTATCAGGCCTACGCTACTTACGAGGACCTGATGGATTTCACCGAGGAGCTCATCTGCGCCGTTGCCTCCGATGTCTGCGGGACGCTGAACCTGACTTACGGCGGAAAAGAAGTCGATCTGTCTCCGCCCTGGAAGCGGCTGACCTTCAAGCAATCCATTGTGGAATACGGCAAGGTTTCGGAGGACGTTCTTGAAGACAGGACGCGGGCCCTGGAATATGCGCGTTCCCTCGGTCTTGACCTTGATTCCCGGATGGGGCTCGGCAAGATCCTGACGGAAATCTTCGACGAGGTGGTTGAGCCTCATCTCTGGCATCCCACCTTCATCACGCAGTATCCGACGGAAGTTTCGCCGCTGTCGCGAAAGAATGATTCAGATCCCGAGGTGGTGGATCGCTTCGAGCTCTTCATCGTCGGACGTGAACTGGCCAATGCGTTTAACGAGCTCAATGACCCATTGGATCAGAGAGCGCGTTTCGAGCAGCAGTTGGCTGAAAAGGAAGCCGGCGACGAAGAAGCGCACGCCATGGATGACGACTATGTGCGTGCCCTGGAGTTCGGCTTGCCCCCCACCGCAGGGGAGGGAATCGGGATCGACCGCCTGGTCATGCTTCTGACCGACTCGGCTTCCATCCGTGATGTCATCCTTTTTCCCCAGTTGAGACCGGAAAAATAA
- the prfB gene encoding peptide chain release factor 2 (programmed frameshift): MFREEQEALNAIEEKARELWRYLDVVAKKERIAELEAEIADPDFWNDSDKAQEKLRERTNLQKPVEAIEALTQQIEDLKVLIELGEESDDEDTRREVSEALPAMERELRKLEMARMLSGPHDHRNAIFSINAGAGGTEAQDWADMLLRMYLRFCERKGWKTEITDYQDGEEAGIKGATFTVEGDYAYGFLRAEMGIHRLVRISPFDSNARRHTSFSSIFVFPELDDDVEIEINEKDLKVDTYRASGAGGQHVNKTDSAIRITHIPSGIIVACQNERSQHKNRAMAMKQLKARLFEMEMRKKEEEASDIAGEKKEIGWGSQIRSYVLHPYRMVKDHRTNFEMGNTDAVLDGDLEGFIEAFLLSRS, from the exons ATGTTTCGTGAAGAACAAGAGGCGCTGAACGCCATCGAAGAAAAAGCCCGCGAACTCTGGAGGTATCTT GACGTTGTTGCCAAGAAAGAGCGGATTGCCGAGCTTGAAGCTGAAATAGCCGACCCTGATTTCTGGAATGACTCGGACAAGGCGCAGGAAAAACTCCGTGAGCGCACCAATCTGCAGAAACCAGTTGAAGCGATCGAGGCTCTGACGCAGCAGATTGAAGACCTCAAGGTGCTCATCGAACTGGGTGAAGAGTCCGATGACGAGGACACGCGGCGGGAGGTCAGCGAAGCCCTGCCGGCTATGGAGCGCGAGCTGCGCAAGCTCGAGATGGCGCGTATGCTCAGCGGCCCTCACGATCATCGCAATGCCATTTTCAGCATCAATGCCGGGGCCGGCGGCACCGAGGCGCAGGATTGGGCTGATATGCTGCTGCGCATGTATCTCCGGTTCTGCGAGCGCAAGGGGTGGAAAACCGAGATCACCGATTATCAGGATGGGGAAGAAGCCGGGATCAAGGGCGCGACCTTCACCGTCGAGGGTGATTATGCCTATGGTTTCCTGCGCGCCGAGATGGGAATCCACCGCCTTGTGCGCATCTCGCCGTTTGATTCCAATGCGCGCCGCCATACCTCTTTCTCATCGATATTCGTTTTCCCGGAACTCGATGATGATGTTGAGATCGAGATCAATGAAAAGGATCTCAAGGTCGACACTTATCGCGCCAGCGGCGCCGGTGGGCAGCACGTCAACAAGACCGACTCCGCTATCAGAATCACTCATATCCCCAGCGGAATTATCGTCGCCTGCCAGAATGAGCGCTCCCAGCATAAGAATCGCGCCATGGCAATGAAGCAACTCAAAGCGCGCTTGTTTGAGATGGAGATGCGTAAAAAGGAAGAGGAAGCCTCCGACATCGCCGGCGAGAAGAAGGAGATCGGATGGGGAAGTCAGATCCGTTCGTATGTGCTGCATCCCTATCGCATGGTCAAGGACCATCGCACCAATTTCGAAATGGGCAATACGGATGCCGTTCTTGACGGCGACCTGGAAGGCTTTATCGAAGCCTTTCTCCTGAGCCGCAGCTGA
- the lnt gene encoding apolipoprotein N-acyltransferase, with protein MIPATLSSLKFWACVASGLLMALAFPRPGLAELAWIGLLPLLWVGRERPFRSGFIAGLVFFAVVLYWLNIVMTTYGGLHPLLSVAAYLMLVVYLAVYWGAALWAAVHIGRRFNLSLILVLPVSWIAFEFLRSFLLSGFPWATLGYTQHERLLLLQSVDLFGVYGLSFLLIMANAVGLEILRSRKGERRFPVFGTSVLLLLLAAALGYGGMRLNGAETEGSSLTVNLIQGNIDQGVKWNPEYQQHTVNTYRDLSLQAAGDRPADLTVWPESATPFYFQESSVLSRQVRRVPQLIDGYLLFGSPAYEQVNQEYRYLNSAFLLSSGGEILGRSDKVHLVPFGEYVPLKTFLPFIDKLVVGIGDFSPGTVTTLSTNGASIGVLVCFEGIFPELARDFVRQGSDLLVNITNDAWFGRSSAPYQHLAMTRFRAVENRIWTARAANTGISAFISPRGEILEATPIFEPAVSSAQVRLGAGFSLYRSWGDILPIACGVFILWCLVRLWRKPAAANSCGAQSNSL; from the coding sequence ATGATTCCTGCCACCCTTTCATCTCTCAAGTTCTGGGCCTGCGTCGCCTCGGGACTGCTCATGGCGCTGGCCTTTCCCCGCCCTGGCTTGGCGGAACTGGCCTGGATCGGCCTGCTGCCTCTGCTGTGGGTGGGCAGAGAGCGCCCTTTCCGTTCCGGATTTATTGCCGGCCTCGTTTTTTTTGCGGTGGTTCTCTACTGGCTCAATATTGTTATGACCACCTATGGTGGGCTGCATCCGCTGCTTTCGGTTGCGGCTTACCTGATGCTGGTCGTTTATCTCGCTGTTTACTGGGGCGCGGCCTTATGGGCGGCGGTCCATATCGGCCGACGTTTCAACCTGTCGCTGATCCTTGTCCTGCCGGTTTCCTGGATTGCTTTTGAATTTCTGCGTTCTTTTCTGCTGAGCGGTTTTCCCTGGGCGACCCTGGGATATACGCAGCACGAGCGCTTGCTGCTCCTGCAATCCGTCGATCTGTTCGGGGTCTACGGTCTGAGCTTCCTGCTGATCATGGCTAATGCGGTGGGGCTTGAAATCCTTAGAAGCCGGAAGGGGGAACGAAGGTTCCCCGTGTTCGGCACCTCCGTTCTGCTACTGCTGTTGGCTGCGGCGTTGGGCTATGGCGGGATGCGGCTCAATGGCGCAGAGACCGAAGGTTCTTCGCTGACGGTCAACCTGATTCAGGGTAATATCGATCAGGGGGTCAAGTGGAACCCTGAATACCAGCAACATACCGTCAATACCTACCGCGATCTGAGTTTGCAGGCGGCAGGTGATCGCCCTGCCGATCTGACGGTCTGGCCGGAGAGCGCAACGCCTTTTTATTTTCAGGAAAGCAGCGTTTTAAGCCGGCAGGTCAGAAGGGTACCGCAACTCATTGACGGATACCTGCTTTTCGGCAGTCCGGCGTACGAACAGGTCAACCAGGAATATCGCTATCTCAACAGTGCATTTCTGCTTTCGTCTGGGGGGGAGATTCTCGGACGCAGCGACAAAGTTCACCTGGTCCCCTTTGGTGAATACGTTCCGCTCAAGACTTTTTTGCCGTTCATCGATAAATTGGTGGTAGGTATCGGCGATTTTTCGCCCGGGACTGTGACAACCCTGTCGACGAATGGGGCGTCTATAGGGGTTCTGGTTTGTTTTGAAGGGATATTTCCCGAACTGGCCCGCGATTTCGTACGCCAGGGAAGCGATCTGCTGGTCAATATCACCAACGACGCCTGGTTCGGACGTTCGTCCGCTCCCTATCAGCATCTGGCTATGACCCGGTTCCGCGCAGTCGAAAATCGTATCTGGACCGCAAGGGCCGCCAATACAGGCATTTCAGCCTTTATCTCACCACGTGGTGAAATACTGGAGGCCACCCCGATTTTTGAGCCGGCGGTCTCCTCCGCGCAGGTCCGGTTGGGGGCGGGGTTCAGTCTGTACCGCTCCTGGGGCGATATTCTGCCCATTGCCTGTGGAGTTTTCATCCTCTGGTGCCTGGTACGCCTGTGGCGAAAACCGGCTGCTGCGAATTCTTGCGGAGCGCAAAGCAACTCGTTATAA
- a CDS encoding hemolysin family protein has translation MEDDSSGNQPIVKLNGKTGFRSLLERLFRGRRRALTEEELQEIIEESEEDGIINEGEGEMLHSIFEFGDTLVREIMVPRTDMVCCASSADICEVLEAIIESGHSRIPIYEGSPDNIVGIVYAKDLLRYWGRNASDIEVTQVMRTPLFIPETKNIQELLQDFRTQRIHLAIAVDEYGGTSGLITIEDLIEEIVGDIQDEYDLEEEWLQAQPDGSVMVDSRLNIEDFEDYFATHVEREKFDTVAGYVFNLLGRVPREGEQVRDGDLLLTVEECDHQKIRKIRVDRVPSDADASTS, from the coding sequence TTGGAAGATGACAGTAGCGGCAATCAGCCCATCGTCAAACTAAACGGCAAGACAGGTTTTCGTTCACTGCTGGAGCGCCTTTTTCGCGGACGCCGTCGGGCGTTGACGGAAGAGGAACTGCAGGAAATCATTGAGGAATCTGAAGAAGACGGGATTATCAACGAAGGAGAAGGGGAAATGCTTCATTCCATCTTCGAATTCGGTGATACCCTGGTCCGTGAAATCATGGTGCCCCGTACCGACATGGTCTGCTGTGCAAGTTCCGCCGATATCTGTGAGGTGCTTGAAGCCATTATCGAGAGCGGGCATTCGCGCATCCCTATCTATGAAGGCTCGCCGGACAACATTGTCGGCATTGTATATGCCAAGGATCTCCTGCGCTATTGGGGTCGGAATGCAAGCGATATCGAGGTTACGCAGGTCATGCGGACGCCTCTGTTTATCCCCGAAACCAAAAATATCCAGGAACTTCTTCAGGATTTCAGGACGCAGCGCATTCACCTGGCTATTGCAGTTGATGAATACGGCGGCACCTCCGGATTGATCACCATCGAGGATCTGATCGAAGAGATCGTCGGCGATATTCAGGACGAGTACGATCTTGAGGAGGAATGGCTCCAGGCTCAGCCCGACGGGAGCGTCATGGTTGACAGCCGTTTGAATATCGAGGATTTCGAGGATTATTTTGCCACGCATGTTGAGCGCGAAAAGTTTGATACCGTCGCCGGCTATGTCTTTAACCTTCTGGGGCGTGTCCCGCGGGAAGGGGAGCAGGTCCGGGACGGCGACCTGCTGCTGACTGTAGAAGAATGTGACCACCAGAAGATCCGCAAGATCAGAGTCGACCGGGTTCCTTCTGATGCGGATGCCTCGACCTCCTGA
- a CDS encoding diacylglycerol kinase: MNSSPDPENPKDFKPPNWYQSVNCAIEGILWAVKTQRHMKIHMIAALALLVLGLVLRVSALEFIFLTLAAIFVLFAELFNTAIEVVVDMVSPDYHPLARTIKDVAAGAVLMASVGAVLLGYLALSGYFIPHLDKSLAILRPPPGLVAVVAILVVVILVVLLKSLTGRGTPLCGGMPSGHSAVAFSIATCVSLSGVGAVYILLSLLLAIMVSHSRLLMNIHTLFEVLAGATLGVVTTLLIFLVFR, translated from the coding sequence GTGAATTCCTCTCCTGACCCAGAAAATCCAAAAGATTTCAAGCCACCCAATTGGTACCAAAGCGTCAATTGTGCGATCGAGGGCATCCTCTGGGCGGTCAAGACCCAGCGCCACATGAAGATTCACATGATTGCTGCGCTGGCGCTGCTGGTTCTGGGCCTGGTGCTGCGGGTCAGTGCCCTGGAATTCATTTTTCTGACGCTGGCGGCGATTTTCGTTCTGTTTGCCGAGTTGTTCAATACCGCTATCGAGGTCGTTGTCGACATGGTCTCGCCCGATTACCACCCCCTGGCGCGTACCATCAAGGATGTGGCCGCCGGGGCGGTCCTGATGGCCAGCGTTGGGGCGGTGCTGCTGGGATACCTGGCTCTTTCGGGTTATTTTATTCCGCATCTGGACAAATCCCTTGCGATATTGCGTCCACCCCCGGGGCTGGTTGCCGTGGTGGCCATCCTGGTGGTTGTGATTCTGGTGGTTCTGCTGAAATCATTGACCGGACGCGGAACCCCTCTGTGCGGCGGAATGCCCAGCGGGCACAGTGCCGTGGCATTCAGTATCGCGACCTGTGTATCGCTCAGCGGAGTGGGCGCGGTTTATATCCTCTTGTCACTGCTTCTGGCGATTATGGTCAGTCATAGCCGTCTGTTGATGAATATTCACACTCTGTTCGAGGTGCTGGCCGGTGCAACGCTTGGCGTTGTCACCACTTTGCTGATTTTTCTGGTTTTCAGGTGA